A stretch of DNA from Methylomicrobium lacus LW14:
ATTGTTTTTTGTTCCAAAGACGCAAGCATTAGGCTCTTTTTTCTGGGCTTAGTCGCATTGCATTGCCGTCTAACCTTTTCAAGGCGAACCGATCATGAGCGAATTAACCCCTTACCGTATCAACGGCGACACTTATTTTTTCACGCTGGCGCTGCCGGAATGGAGCGCGGGCGAGACGATGCACCCGATTCGGGCGTTATGTCTCGAATTGGTCAAAATCAAGCAGATGCATCCGTTTAATCTCGATGCGCTGGTGATTTTGCCCAAATACGTGCAAGGCATTTTGACGCTGCCGGATCAGGGAGGGGATCTCGCCCTGCTTTGGCGGCAGATCAAAGCGGAATTCATCAAATTGGCCGGCGGGTATGATGATCTGCAGGGCGACGATGAGGACGACCTTGATCGCAAACGTTTCTTCGGCTATCCGCTGCGCGGCGATCGGGACTTTGCTCTCCATATGAATTTTCTGCATTACAATCCGGTCAATCAGGGCCTGGTCAAAGGGGTTTCCGACTGGCCTTATTCGACTTTTTTCCAATATGTGCAGCAAGGCGTCTATCCCTTGTCCTGGCGCATGGAAAGCGCCTAGAGCCTCTGGCCGTGCCCTCGTGTTATGCGTTGTCCACGAAAAACACGAAAGGCACGAAAAGTAACCTCGGCGATTAAATGGCGGCAATTCGCGCTTCAAGGTTACGGTTCGTTGGTACATCGGATAAAATAGTCCGATGAATATGAGCCAGCCATCCACTCCGCCGCCCACCCCAATGATGCAGCAGTATCTGCGCATCAAGTCCGACCACCCCGATACCCTGCTGTTTTACCGGATGGGGGATTTTTACGAACTGTTCTACGATGATGCGAAAAAGG
This window harbors:
- a CDS encoding REP-associated tyrosine transposase; translated protein: MSELTPYRINGDTYFFTLALPEWSAGETMHPIRALCLELVKIKQMHPFNLDALVILPKYVQGILTLPDQGGDLALLWRQIKAEFIKLAGGYDDLQGDDEDDLDRKRFFGYPLRGDRDFALHMNFLHYNPVNQGLVKGVSDWPYSTFFQYVQQGVYPLSWRMESA